TGTTTGCACGATGTTGACATCACGCTTTATAGAGGGTAGGAACTGGATGAAAAACAAACTAAGCAAGACACAGAATCTTACCATTATAAAATAAAAAAGCCCAAGTAAATTCACATATTTTTTAAGCCCTGCAGCTTGGGTGATTGGTTAGGAGAAATTTATGAATAAAAAGGATAAAAAATTATATATGATAGGCAATGCACATATCGACCCTGCATGGCTGTGGCAGTGGCAGGAGGGATTTAATGAGGTAAAGGCCACATTCCGTTCAGCTCTTGACAGGATGAAGGAATATCCGGATTTTATCTTTACAGGCAGTTCCGCGGCATATTATAAATGGGTTGAAGACAATGCGCCTGAAATGTTTGAAGAAATAAAAGAAAGGGTCAAAGAGGGACGCTGGGTGATAGTCGGAGGATGGTGGATAGAGCCCGACTGTAATGCACCATGCGGTGAGTCCTTTGTCCGCCAGGGGCTTTATGGCCAGATGTATTTCAATGAAAAATTTCATGTAACCGCACATACGGGATATAATGTAGACAGTTTTGGACATAATGGGATGCTGCCTCAAATTCTTAAAAAATGCGGTATGGATAATTATGTATTCATGCGTCCGGGCCGCCATGAAAAAAGCCTGCCTGGAATCATATTTAGATGGGAGTCGTCTGATGGTTCAAGTGTAAACGCATTCAGAATACCCTTTGAATACCTTACATGGCCGAAAGGAATTACTTCGCACGTAGAGCGATGTGAAGGTGAAATCAAAGATATAGATACGGGAATCATGTGCTTTTATGGAGTAGGAAACCATGGCGGAGGGCCTACAAGGCAGAATATAGAAAGCATTCACGAATTGAATGAAAATCCGGATTATCCGTCACTTATCATGGCATCTCCGGATATGTACTTTGAAGATATCAAAAAAAGTGATATAAAGCTTCCGGTAGTTCATGGTGAATTGTTTCATCATTCGAGCGGTTGTTACAGTGCGAACTCCGAAATAAAGAGGCTTAACCGAAGGGCAGAAAACCGTCTTATCGAAGCAGAAAAGTTTTCGACCGTATCCAATATACTTACCGGTCAGAGATATCCTCTTGAAGAATACCGCTTGGTATGGGAAAATGTATTGTTCAACCAGTTTCACGATATACTATCTGGTACAAGCATAGAGCCTGTATATGAAGATGCGAGGGAATCTTATGGGTATTCACTCCATACTGCGGCAGTTTATATGAATTATGCGCTGCAGGCTGTATCATGGAATATAAATATACCTGTTGAAGATGGAATGAAACCGATTGTCGTGTTCAACCCGCATAGCTTTTCGTTAAAAGCGGAGATTGAAATGGAATCTTCATTTATCAAAAAGGAATTTGCGCTTGTAGATGACCATGGCGTGGAAATACCGATGCAGATTATACAGTCGAAGGCTGCGGCATCGGGGCGATGCCGTATATGCTTTATTGCAGATTTGCCTCCTATGGGATACAGGACATATAGATTGGTTAAAAAGGATAATATTAAGGAGTTTGTTCCCTTGAATTCTACTGATACCGCTTTTGAAAATGATTTTTTCAGAGTTGAATTTGATGGCTCTACGGGATATATAAAATCATTTATTAAAAAAGACAGCAAAAGTGAAATTTTCGAGGGCGATGCCGCGGTTCCTGTTGTAATAAATGATAAAAGCGATACATGGTCTCATGGAGTAAGACGTTTCAAAAGTGTTGCAGGATATTTTAAAGCCGTAAAAGTTCATCTTGTGGAGAACGGCCCTGTAAAATCGGTTATCAGGGTTGAGAGCGAATATGGCAAGTCCAGAATAATGCAGGATTTTATCATCTACAGGGAATTAGACTTT
Above is a genomic segment from Clostridiales bacterium containing:
- a CDS encoding glycoside hydrolase family 38 C-terminal domain-containing protein produces the protein MNKKDKKLYMIGNAHIDPAWLWQWQEGFNEVKATFRSALDRMKEYPDFIFTGSSAAYYKWVEDNAPEMFEEIKERVKEGRWVIVGGWWIEPDCNAPCGESFVRQGLYGQMYFNEKFHVTAHTGYNVDSFGHNGMLPQILKKCGMDNYVFMRPGRHEKSLPGIIFRWESSDGSSVNAFRIPFEYLTWPKGITSHVERCEGEIKDIDTGIMCFYGVGNHGGGPTRQNIESIHELNENPDYPSLIMASPDMYFEDIKKSDIKLPVVHGELFHHSSGCYSANSEIKRLNRRAENRLIEAEKFSTVSNILTGQRYPLEEYRLVWENVLFNQFHDILSGTSIEPVYEDARESYGYSLHTAAVYMNYALQAVSWNINIPVEDGMKPIVVFNPHSFSLKAEIEMESSFIKKEFALVDDHGVEIPMQIIQSKAAASGRCRICFIADLPPMGYRTYRLVKKDNIKEFVPLNSTDTAFENDFFRVEFDGSTGYIKSFIKKDSKSEIFEGDAAVPVVINDKSDTWSHGVRRFKSVAGYFKAVKVHLVENGPVKSVIRVESEYGKSRIMQDFIIYRELDFIEVKTTVDWHEKFCMLKIKFPVNLNYCRGSYEIPYGFAEREPDGEEYPMQSWIDFEGSTPGNSNIIGISILNDGKYSYDAENKVVSLTVLRSPIYANHAPFVPDENLKYTFMDQGVQKFAYALYPHNGSWENAETVKRALSMNQKPIALFETYHKGRLKEAASFISISAPNVVVGAMKQAEDGSKDIILRMYETAKKNTYATIELPLLDRKIDVKFAKCEIKTLRIPRDASSEVIETNMLETRENGDK